From the Burkholderia mayonis genome, one window contains:
- a CDS encoding DUF3088 domain-containing protein: MSRDLLLLLEPGFTDPQHPGERFVCPGSVPIEGLLASDPSKQARLDIRRLPFARPREAAIAALDADHQGLPALVFGDDAPPPDDALTLGDKRFVTDSRRILELLAERHGFPKLH, from the coding sequence ATGAGCCGAGATCTGTTGCTCCTGCTGGAACCCGGGTTTACTGATCCCCAACACCCGGGCGAGCGTTTCGTCTGCCCCGGCAGCGTGCCGATCGAAGGCTTGCTCGCGAGCGATCCGTCGAAGCAGGCGCGTCTCGACATTCGACGGCTGCCATTCGCGCGGCCGCGCGAAGCGGCGATCGCCGCGCTCGACGCCGATCACCAGGGGCTGCCCGCGCTCGTCTTCGGCGACGATGCGCCGCCGCCCGACGATGCGCTGACGCTCGGCGACAAGCGCTTCGTTACCGATTCGCGCCGCATCCTCGAACTGCTCGCGGAGCGGCACGGCTTTCCGAAGCTGCATTGA
- a CDS encoding metal-dependent hydrolase, giving the protein MPAIVRRDVRFALPPDRIGDWHVNGVVNTHYFNALSLMFPAGERFFIDSVRHYRDRIQDPELLNQVQGFIGQEAMHSREHVEFNDVAEAAGYPAHRLDRGFWKFTGLMQKVLPPPLRLAQTIAFEHYTAIMTDMLLSNFEHFHDSADAYANMWLWHSMEETEHKAVAFDVWNAVMKPGPMRYLMRVGSMVLTSAVFWGTNFYFHIALMNAHRRMHGKVSGKWAFARFFAKGLVKLTPRTLAYFKPGFHPWDHDNRRHFATLDRLLANIDASNARYAANAAPRRIPLHPMTVQAS; this is encoded by the coding sequence ATGCCTGCTATTGTCCGCCGCGACGTCCGCTTCGCCCTTCCGCCCGATCGCATCGGCGATTGGCACGTGAACGGCGTGGTCAACACGCATTACTTCAACGCGCTGTCGCTGATGTTCCCGGCAGGCGAGCGCTTTTTCATCGATTCGGTCCGCCATTATCGGGATCGCATTCAGGATCCCGAACTACTGAATCAGGTCCAGGGTTTCATCGGGCAGGAGGCGATGCATAGCCGCGAACACGTCGAATTCAACGACGTCGCCGAAGCCGCCGGCTATCCGGCTCACCGGCTCGACCGAGGCTTCTGGAAATTCACGGGCCTGATGCAGAAGGTGTTGCCGCCGCCGCTTCGGCTTGCGCAGACGATCGCGTTCGAGCACTACACAGCGATCATGACCGACATGCTGCTCAGCAATTTCGAGCATTTCCACGACTCGGCCGACGCGTACGCGAACATGTGGCTCTGGCATTCGATGGAAGAAACCGAGCACAAGGCAGTCGCGTTCGACGTGTGGAACGCGGTAATGAAGCCGGGGCCGATGCGCTATCTGATGCGCGTCGGATCGATGGTGCTGACGAGCGCCGTGTTCTGGGGAACGAACTTTTATTTCCACATCGCGCTCATGAACGCGCACCGGCGCATGCACGGCAAGGTCTCCGGCAAGTGGGCGTTCGCGAGATTCTTCGCGAAGGGCCTCGTGAAACTGACGCCGCGAACGCTTGCCTACTTCAAGCCCGGCTTCCATCCTTGGGATCACGACAACCGCAGGCACTTCGCGACGCTCGACCGGCTGCTCGCGAACATCGACGCGAGCAATGCGCGATATGCGGCCAATGCGGCGCCGCGGCGCATTCCGCTGCATCCGATGACGGTCCAAGCGAGCTGA